In Ruminococcaceae bacterium R-25, one genomic interval encodes:
- a CDS encoding signal transduction histidine kinase codes for MRFRQKMLLVMVWLLTLSYGVGGVFLIRQNFKSTLSQIKKNNEESYEMILQSVQLVNFVDIQQDFSSISNTLEKMNTSDSIVGIKLMKGDTVLYQTGETITDYDSQEEFESLMFSRDARYFYQISGSVNTDNTPLKLIILYDITPVYAARDEQVRTYHQIFLLMIVIGGFTAWITTYLMTKPLANVSKTARDLASGNLDARVNPKVLDEIGQLGSDFDNMADRLADNINELKLTMEHQDQFMGSFAHELKTPMTSIIGYADLLRSQSLTGEEAQEAANYIFSEGKRLESLSLKLLDLLMMKKESIKLIPVDMKQMIDNLTMHLQPVYTKKGIMLQSRCERCICYAEPDLFSSVLTNLLDNARKAIDNGGNIMIVGERVQGFYRIRVYDNGRGMPEEAIKHITEAFYRVDKSRSRAQGGAGLGLTLCKEVIELHGGTIAFASREGNGTCVTVTIREATL; via the coding sequence ATGCGATTCAGGCAGAAGATGCTTCTCGTAATGGTTTGGCTGCTCACATTGAGTTACGGTGTGGGCGGTGTTTTTCTGATCAGGCAGAATTTTAAGAGTACATTAAGCCAGATCAAGAAGAACAATGAAGAATCTTACGAGATGATCCTTCAGTCTGTACAGCTGGTTAACTTCGTTGATATCCAGCAGGACTTTTCAAGTATCAGTAATACGCTCGAAAAAATGAACACATCCGACAGTATCGTCGGAATAAAGCTCATGAAGGGCGATACTGTCTTGTATCAGACCGGTGAGACTATTACCGATTACGACAGCCAGGAAGAATTCGAATCGTTGATGTTTTCGAGAGATGCGAGATATTTCTATCAGATAAGCGGAAGCGTTAACACTGACAATACGCCGCTCAAGTTGATAATCTTATACGATATTACTCCCGTGTATGCTGCAAGAGATGAACAGGTCAGAACCTACCACCAGATCTTTCTTTTGATGATCGTTATCGGAGGATTTACTGCGTGGATCACCACATATCTCATGACCAAGCCTCTGGCTAATGTATCGAAAACGGCGCGTGACCTGGCTTCAGGAAATCTCGATGCCAGAGTCAATCCTAAGGTTTTAGATGAGATAGGTCAGTTAGGTTCAGACTTCGATAACATGGCTGACAGATTAGCTGACAACATCAATGAGCTTAAGCTCACGATGGAACACCAGGACCAGTTTATGGGAAGCTTTGCGCATGAATTAAAGACTCCTATGACTTCGATCATCGGTTATGCGGATCTTTTACGAAGCCAGTCGCTGACGGGCGAAGAAGCGCAGGAAGCTGCAAACTATATTTTCTCTGAAGGAAAGAGACTCGAATCGCTCTCGCTTAAACTTTTGGATCTTCTCATGATGAAGAAAGAGAGCATTAAGCTTATTCCTGTTGATATGAAGCAGATGATAGACAATCTTACGATGCATCTGCAGCCTGTATATACGAAAAAAGGAATTATGCTCCAGAGCCGTTGTGAGCGTTGTATTTGCTATGCAGAGCCGGATCTTTTCAGTTCCGTTCTTACGAACCTTCTGGATAATGCCAGAAAGGCGATAGATAACGGCGGAAATATCATGATCGTCGGTGAGCGTGTCCAGGGATTTTACAGGATCCGTGTTTACGATAACGGAAGAGGTATGCCGGAAGAAGCTATCAAGCATATTACCGAGGCTTTCTACCGTGTCGATAAATCGCGTTCGAGAGCGCAGGGCGGTGCAGGCCTCGGTTTAACGCTCTGTAAGGAAGTCATCGAGCTTCACGGCGGAACGATCGCATTTGCTTCGAGAGAAGGAAACGGAACATGCGTTACCGTTACAATTAGGGAGGCCACGTTATGA
- a CDS encoding DNA-binding response OmpR family regulator, giving the protein MIHILIVEDEKPISNLIRMSLTKAGYSCMCAYDGEQALDMVMNNVFDLILLDVMIPKIDGFSLMQYIRPMKVPVIFLTAKNMVEDRVKGLELGAEDYLAKPFEIIELLARVNVVLRRYNKTDTEITIAGLTIDTKAMIVYKNGYQIPLTPKEYELLLLFARNPGIAMYRETIYERVWNEPFPYGSKTVDLHIQRLRKKLGWEDVIHAVPKVGYRLEAD; this is encoded by the coding sequence ATGATACATATATTAATTGTTGAAGACGAGAAACCGATATCAAATCTTATCAGGATGAGCCTTACAAAAGCAGGCTATTCATGCATGTGCGCATATGACGGCGAACAGGCTCTGGATATGGTCATGAATAACGTTTTTGACCTTATCCTTCTTGACGTAATGATCCCGAAGATAGACGGATTTTCTTTGATGCAGTATATTCGCCCGATGAAGGTTCCTGTAATTTTCCTTACCGCCAAAAACATGGTTGAGGACAGAGTTAAGGGACTTGAATTGGGTGCTGAAGATTACCTTGCGAAGCCTTTTGAGATCATTGAGCTCTTAGCCAGGGTAAATGTTGTTTTGCGCCGTTATAACAAGACTGATACAGAGATCACTATTGCCGGTCTTACCATAGATACCAAGGCCATGATCGTTTATAAGAACGGCTATCAAATCCCGCTTACACCTAAGGAGTATGAACTGCTTCTTCTTTTCGCGAGGAATCCGGGAATTGCCATGTACAGGGAAACGATCTATGAGCGCGTTTGGAACGAACCGTTCCCATACGGAAGCAAGACTGTCGATCTCCATATTCAAAGACTTCGTAAAAAACTCGGCTGGGAAGATGTCATTCATGCCGTGCCTAAGGTGGGATACAGGCTGGAGGCCGATTAA
- a CDS encoding Cu2+-exporting ATPase encodes MENKEVKTEKYLVTGMSCAACQAHVEKAVNGVKGVESCSVSLLTNSMNVTGTANEAAIIKAVEDAGYGASPERSEGKAKGQLFAGMEEQLENKEIPVLRNRLISSAIFLLVLMYFSMGVSMWNWPATELLEHNMVGIGIIEMLLSGIVMVINKKFFVNGFKALIHKSTNMDTLVAMGSGISFIYSFVTLLHMTTAGSHEVQMEMMNDLYFESAAMIVTLITIGKLLEAISKGRTTNALKGLLNLQPKTAVLIRDSKEVTVPVEEVMAGDIFVVRPGGAIPVDGIIKEGECAVDESALTGESVPVDKASGDKVSAGTINRSGFITCRAEKVGEDTTLAQIIKMVSESSGSKAPIARIADKVSGIFVPAVLIIAALVLVIWLITGADIGYSLTRAISVLVVSCPCALGLATPVAIMVGNGVAAKNGILFKTSTSLEQTGKAEIIVLDKTGTITSGVPVVTDVIPVNDEAELLKAAYALENASEHPLGKAVTEYCKEHGIELKKIENFKVHTGNGLEGTLEGRILRGGNLKFITSAGKVFEDKAKALATEGKTPLFFETDGKLTGIIAVADTIREDSSEAISELKDLGLYTVMLTGDNKRTAESIGKLSGVDMTVADVLPGDKENIVKKLKEYGKVIMVGDGINDAPALTSADIGIAIGAGTDIAIDAADVVLMKSSLKDAAAAIRISRRTIRNIHENLFWAFVYNVALIPVAAGAYAALGVTMTPMFGAAAMSLSSFTVCMNALRLNLVKPYDTKRDKAKSDIRNRLKDLEIKNEKEINTMEKTIKIEGMMCGHCEASVKKALEALDGVISADVSHDKGTAVVTLEKDVANEVLTKAVEDKDFKVTGIE; translated from the coding sequence ATGGAAAACAAAGAAGTTAAAACTGAAAAGTATCTGGTGACAGGCATGAGCTGTGCGGCATGCCAGGCACACGTCGAAAAGGCTGTAAATGGTGTTAAAGGCGTGGAATCCTGCAGCGTGTCACTGCTTACGAATTCCATGAATGTTACCGGAACTGCCAATGAAGCTGCGATAATCAAGGCTGTCGAAGATGCCGGCTATGGAGCATCACCTGAAAGATCAGAAGGCAAAGCCAAAGGGCAGCTTTTTGCGGGCATGGAAGAACAGCTGGAGAATAAAGAGATCCCTGTTCTCAGGAACAGGCTCATCAGTTCGGCTATATTCCTGCTTGTGCTTATGTATTTCTCGATGGGCGTGTCAATGTGGAACTGGCCTGCTACGGAGTTACTAGAACACAATATGGTGGGAATAGGGATCATCGAGATGCTTCTTTCTGGCATTGTTATGGTGATCAATAAGAAGTTTTTTGTAAACGGATTTAAGGCGCTCATACATAAGAGCACGAATATGGATACTCTGGTTGCGATGGGATCGGGTATTTCGTTCATTTATAGCTTTGTAACATTGTTACACATGACAACGGCGGGCTCTCACGAGGTTCAGATGGAGATGATGAACGATCTGTATTTCGAGTCCGCAGCCATGATCGTGACCTTGATAACGATAGGAAAACTCTTAGAAGCCATATCAAAGGGACGCACCACAAATGCTCTCAAGGGCCTGTTAAATCTCCAGCCGAAGACTGCTGTTCTTATAAGAGATTCAAAAGAAGTCACGGTGCCTGTTGAAGAGGTCATGGCGGGAGATATATTCGTGGTAAGACCGGGCGGCGCTATCCCTGTTGACGGCATTATCAAAGAAGGCGAATGTGCCGTTGATGAATCTGCACTTACAGGAGAATCGGTTCCTGTTGATAAAGCATCAGGAGATAAGGTCTCAGCAGGAACTATAAACCGTTCAGGCTTTATTACGTGCAGAGCGGAAAAAGTCGGCGAAGATACGACGCTTGCGCAGATCATTAAGATGGTGAGCGAATCCTCAGGTTCAAAAGCTCCGATCGCAAGGATCGCAGATAAGGTATCAGGCATTTTCGTTCCTGCAGTTTTAATCATTGCTGCATTGGTTTTGGTCATCTGGCTTATAACTGGCGCAGATATCGGATATTCGCTTACGAGAGCAATATCAGTGCTTGTTGTAAGCTGCCCCTGCGCTTTAGGTCTTGCAACGCCTGTTGCGATAATGGTTGGTAATGGTGTCGCTGCAAAGAACGGAATTCTCTTTAAGACGTCCACTTCACTGGAACAGACAGGCAAAGCGGAGATAATCGTTCTCGATAAGACAGGAACCATTACAAGCGGTGTTCCCGTGGTAACTGATGTAATCCCGGTAAATGACGAGGCAGAGCTTCTCAAAGCTGCTTACGCGCTGGAGAATGCCAGCGAGCATCCTCTCGGCAAGGCAGTAACAGAATACTGCAAAGAGCATGGTATCGAACTAAAGAAGATAGAAAACTTTAAGGTTCATACAGGAAACGGTCTGGAAGGAACTCTTGAAGGAAGGATCTTAAGAGGAGGAAATCTCAAGTTTATAACAAGTGCCGGCAAGGTTTTCGAAGACAAGGCAAAGGCACTTGCAACAGAAGGAAAGACACCGTTATTTTTTGAGACTGACGGCAAGCTTACGGGCATCATCGCCGTTGCTGATACGATAAGGGAAGACTCTTCTGAAGCCATAAGTGAATTGAAGGATCTCGGCCTTTATACGGTAATGCTGACGGGCGATAACAAAAGGACAGCAGAAAGCATTGGTAAGCTCTCCGGAGTTGATATGACCGTTGCTGATGTCCTTCCCGGCGACAAGGAAAACATAGTCAAAAAGCTTAAGGAATACGGCAAGGTAATAATGGTCGGTGACGGCATTAACGATGCACCTGCGCTTACCTCTGCTGACATCGGAATCGCGATTGGAGCAGGCACCGATATAGCAATCGACGCGGCGGATGTTGTGCTCATGAAATCGAGTCTCAAGGATGCTGCAGCGGCTATAAGGATTTCCAGAAGGACGATAAGGAATATCCATGAAAATCTCTTCTGGGCATTCGTCTATAACGTTGCGCTGATCCCTGTTGCAGCAGGTGCTTATGCGGCTTTGGGCGTTACCATGACTCCTATGTTCGGTGCTGCTGCAATGAGTCTTTCGAGCTTTACGGTATGTATGAACGCGTTAAGGTTAAATCTTGTAAAGCCATACGATACAAAGCGTGACAAGGCCAAAAGTGATATCAGGAACAGACTTAAAGATTTAGAAATCAAAAATGAAAAGGAGATAAACACTATGGAAAAGACGATCAAGATCGAAGGCATGATGTGCGGACACTGCGAAGCATCCGTTAAGAAGGCTCTGGAGGCCTTAGACGGCGTTATCTCAGCTGATGTATCTCACGACAAGGGAACAGCTGTCGTAACACTCGAAAAAGATGTTGCGAATGAAGTTCTTACTAAGGCTGTTGAGGATAAAGATTTTAAGGTAACGGGTATCGAATAA
- a CDS encoding DNA-binding FrmR family transcriptional regulator, giving the protein MAEKKCPHCRTKNRSEQEVKDLITRLNRIEGQIRGIRKMVEEDAYCVDVLTQVSAAKCSLNSFSKVLLGNHIRTCVAEDIRNGSDEKTEELVELLQKLMK; this is encoded by the coding sequence ATGGCAGAAAAGAAGTGCCCGCATTGCAGAACAAAGAACAGATCAGAGCAGGAAGTTAAGGACCTGATCACAAGACTTAACCGTATCGAAGGCCAGATCAGGGGCATCCGCAAGATGGTGGAAGAAGATGCTTACTGTGTTGATGTGCTTACCCAGGTGAGCGCTGCGAAGTGTTCTTTGAACAGCTTTTCTAAGGTTCTTTTGGGTAACCATATTAGGACTTGCGTTGCTGAAGATATAAGGAACGGTTCTGACGAGAAGACTGAAGAGCTGGTTGAGCTCTTGCAGAAACTTATGAAATAA
- a CDS encoding drug/metabolite transporter (DMT)-like permease: protein MRRTTPKGIILLLITAIIWGSSFVAQSIGMQSIDAFTFTGIRTTLGMLFLLPFTLIINKGFDLSKETLKKGLILGIVFSFAQNFQQFAFYYSTSGKIAFITAFYMFFVPLFSVMFLKKKIAVLTWVSIFIGLIGLFFLCINPAELTNINLGDILALICAIFYAVQIMLIDKFVEDGKTSGVQLSFMQFFVAAIISIVAMFIFERPVIADIKTAAPSLLYSGIMSCGIAYTLQILGQKKASPVVASLLMCLESVFAVISAAIILHENMLPRELAGCLIMFGAIILSQVSESLSSKKQNQKQHQS from the coding sequence ATGCGCCGTACTACACCAAAGGGAATAATCTTGCTTCTTATCACAGCCATCATCTGGGGCTCGTCTTTTGTTGCCCAGTCGATCGGCATGCAGAGCATCGACGCATTCACATTCACGGGAATAAGGACCACGCTCGGAATGCTCTTTCTTCTTCCCTTCACGCTCATAATCAATAAGGGTTTTGACTTAAGCAAAGAAACTCTTAAAAAGGGTCTTATCCTCGGTATCGTCTTCTCATTCGCACAGAACTTCCAGCAGTTCGCATTCTACTATTCGACATCAGGCAAGATCGCGTTCATCACCGCGTTCTATATGTTCTTCGTTCCGCTCTTCTCGGTCATGTTCTTAAAGAAAAAGATCGCTGTGCTTACATGGGTCTCTATCTTCATCGGACTTATCGGTCTGTTCTTTCTCTGCATCAATCCGGCTGAACTCACGAACATCAATCTCGGCGATATCCTGGCGCTCATCTGCGCCATCTTCTATGCAGTTCAGATAATGCTCATAGACAAGTTCGTCGAAGACGGAAAGACCAGCGGCGTGCAGCTGTCGTTCATGCAGTTCTTCGTTGCTGCGATCATATCCATTGTCGCGATGTTCATTTTCGAGCGCCCTGTAATAGCAGATATAAAAACCGCAGCCCCTTCCCTTTTGTATTCGGGAATAATGAGCTGCGGCATTGCGTATACTCTTCAGATACTGGGACAGAAAAAAGCAAGTCCCGTTGTTGCCTCTCTTTTAATGTGCCTCGAGTCGGTTTTCGCAGTCATTTCCGCTGCGATAATCCTTCACGAGAACATGCTGCCAAGAGAGCTGGCAGGGTGCCTTATCATGTTCGGCGCGATCATTCTTTCTCAGGTGTCGGAGTCGCTTTCTTCGAAGAAGCAGAATCAGAAGCAACATCAGTCGTAG
- a CDS encoding transporter (NhaC family) → MDAEFVPFLFNTFWALVPPLVAIVLALITKEVYSSLFVGISVGGVLYSLTYTASGRIAINPVGALEHVFQKGIIGSLSDPYNVGILVFLVFLGIIVSLMNKAGGSAAFGNWASTHVKSRVGSQLATIGLGVLIFIDDYFNCLTVGSVMRPVTDRQKISRAKLAYLIDATAAPVCIIAPVSSWAAAVSGFAPEGTNGLMLFIRAIPYNYYALLTILMMVLMVVFKIEFGPMARHEKNAKNGDLFTVEPPIQKAEENIEKRGKVIDLVLPVVVLIICCVIGMLYTGGFYGTELQGNFFERFVEAFANSDASVGLAYGSFGGIVFTVIFYLCRRVLKFKDCMAGVEEGFKAMVAPITILTLAWSLKAMTESLGAAEFVAGIVEASKGDFNMLLPAIIFLIACGLSFATGTSWGTFGILIPITLEVFKLTDPDPAKATLAVICVSACMAGAVCGDHCSPISDTTIMSSAGAQCNHIAHVSTQLPYALTCAAVSFITYLVAGFAKNAFLSLFIGIALMVGMVILLKYVFPTTDVASDSASSKKATPTPEKE, encoded by the coding sequence ATGGACGCTGAATTTGTTCCTTTTTTGTTCAACACCTTTTGGGCGCTTGTTCCGCCGCTTGTTGCGATTGTTCTGGCGCTTATCACCAAAGAGGTTTACAGTTCTCTCTTTGTCGGAATCTCAGTCGGCGGTGTTCTTTATTCGCTGACTTATACGGCATCAGGCAGGATCGCTATAAATCCTGTAGGCGCATTGGAACATGTTTTCCAGAAAGGTATCATAGGTTCGCTTTCCGATCCTTATAATGTTGGAATCCTGGTATTCCTTGTATTCCTTGGAATAATCGTTTCCTTGATGAATAAGGCGGGCGGTTCTGCCGCGTTCGGCAACTGGGCTTCCACTCACGTAAAGTCCAGAGTAGGTTCCCAGCTTGCTACGATCGGTCTGGGCGTATTGATCTTTATCGATGACTACTTTAACTGCCTGACAGTCGGTTCAGTTATGAGACCTGTTACTGACAGACAGAAGATCTCACGTGCAAAGCTCGCATATCTTATCGATGCTACTGCTGCTCCTGTCTGCATCATTGCACCTGTATCCTCATGGGCTGCTGCAGTATCAGGCTTCGCTCCGGAAGGCACAAACGGACTCATGCTCTTTATCAGAGCGATCCCTTATAATTACTATGCTTTGCTTACAATCCTTATGATGGTCCTCATGGTTGTTTTCAAGATCGAATTCGGACCTATGGCACGTCATGAGAAGAACGCCAAGAACGGCGATCTTTTTACTGTAGAACCGCCCATTCAGAAGGCGGAAGAGAATATCGAGAAGAGGGGCAAGGTTATTGACCTCGTTCTTCCTGTCGTTGTCCTTATCATCTGCTGCGTAATCGGAATGCTCTATACCGGAGGATTCTACGGTACTGAATTACAGGGCAATTTCTTTGAGAGATTCGTTGAAGCATTCGCTAACAGTGACGCTTCCGTAGGTCTTGCTTACGGTTCGTTCGGCGGCATCGTTTTCACAGTCATCTTCTATCTCTGCAGAAGAGTTCTTAAATTCAAGGACTGCATGGCCGGCGTTGAAGAGGGATTCAAGGCAATGGTCGCTCCTATCACTATCCTTACACTCGCATGGTCTTTGAAGGCTATGACCGAATCTTTGGGCGCAGCAGAATTTGTAGCAGGTATCGTAGAAGCATCCAAGGGTGACTTTAATATGCTGCTTCCTGCGATCATATTCCTCATTGCCTGCGGCCTTTCATTTGCGACAGGTACATCATGGGGTACATTCGGTATCCTCATTCCTATCACGCTTGAAGTATTCAAGCTTACGGATCCCGATCCGGCAAAGGCAACACTTGCTGTTATCTGCGTATCCGCATGTATGGCAGGTGCTGTTTGCGGCGATCACTGCTCACCGATCTCTGATACGACCATCATGAGCTCTGCAGGTGCACAGTGCAACCACATCGCTCACGTATCCACACAGCTTCCTTACGCGCTTACCTGCGCAGCTGTGTCATTCATTACATATCTGGTTGCAGGTTTCGCCAAGAACGCTTTCCTCTCGCTCTTTATCGGAATCGCCTTGATGGTAGGAATGGTTATCCTTCTGAAATATGTCTTCCCTACGACTGATGTTGCTTCTGATTCTGCTTCTTCGAAGAAAGCGACTCCGACACCTGAGAAAGAATGA
- a CDS encoding GGGtGRT protein, giving the protein MADLFESYERRLPQINAKLAEYGIASIEEAEKITKDAGLDVYHLIEGIQPICFENAKWAYTVGAAIAIKKNCRKASDAAAAIGEGLQAFCIPGSVADRRKVGLGHGNLGKMLLEEDTECFAFLAGHESFAAAEGAIGIAEKANRVRQKPLRVILDGLGKDAAKIISRINGFTYVETEYDYKTGELKELSRTCYSKNPDSPRAKVNCYGADDVQEGVAILWKENVDVSITGNSTNPTRFQHPVAGTYKKERLEAGKKYFSVASGGGTGRTLHPDNMAAGPASYGMTDTMGRMHSDAQFAGSSSVPAHVEMMGLIGAGNNPMVGMTVSTAVSVEEAAKAGKF; this is encoded by the coding sequence ATGGCAGATTTATTTGAATCATACGAGAGAAGACTCCCCCAGATCAACGCTAAGCTTGCTGAATATGGAATCGCTTCCATCGAAGAAGCTGAGAAGATCACAAAAGATGCAGGTCTTGATGTTTATCACCTCATCGAAGGCATTCAGCCTATCTGCTTCGAGAATGCTAAGTGGGCTTACACAGTAGGCGCTGCAATTGCAATCAAGAAGAACTGCCGTAAGGCTTCCGATGCTGCTGCAGCTATCGGTGAAGGCCTCCAGGCTTTCTGCATTCCCGGTTCCGTTGCTGACAGACGTAAGGTAGGTCTTGGTCACGGTAACCTCGGTAAGATGCTCCTCGAAGAGGACACAGAGTGCTTCGCATTCTTAGCTGGTCACGAGTCATTCGCAGCAGCTGAGGGCGCTATCGGTATCGCTGAGAAGGCTAACCGTGTTCGTCAGAAGCCTCTCAGAGTTATCCTTGACGGTCTCGGAAAGGACGCTGCAAAGATCATCTCCAGAATCAACGGCTTCACATATGTTGAGACAGAGTATGACTATAAGACAGGCGAGCTCAAGGAGCTCTCCAGAACATGCTACTCCAAGAATCCTGATTCTCCTAGAGCTAAGGTTAACTGCTATGGTGCAGACGATGTTCAGGAAGGCGTTGCAATCCTCTGGAAGGAGAACGTTGACGTTTCCATCACAGGTAACTCCACAAATCCTACAAGATTCCAGCACCCTGTTGCAGGTACATATAAGAAGGAGCGCCTCGAGGCAGGCAAGAAGTACTTCTCCGTTGCTTCCGGCGGTGGTACAGGCCGTACACTTCACCCTGATAACATGGCTGCAGGTCCTGCTTCCTATGGTATGACAGATACTATGGGCCGTATGCACTCTGACGCTCAGTTCGCAGGTTCTTCTTCAGTTCCGGCTCACGTTGAGATGATGGGTCTTATCGGTGCAGGTAACAACCCGATGGTTGGTATGACTGTTTCCACAGCAGTATCCGTTGAGGAAGCTGCTAAGGCAGGCAAGTTCTGA
- a CDS encoding NifU-like protein involved in Fe-S cluster formation — MIYSTEIKNMCSVHQGVHHGAAPIPEEAKWVSSKEIKDISGYTHGIGWCAPQQGACKLSLNVKDGIIQEALVETIGCSGMTHSAAMASEILPGLTILEALNTDLVCDAINTAMRELFLQIVYGRTQSAFSEDGLQIGAGLEDLGKGARSMVGTTYGTLAKGPRYLELTDGYITDLAIDENDEIIGYKFVNFGKMMDFIKKGDDAATALQKASGKYGRVDDAVKFIDPRKE, encoded by the coding sequence ATGATTTATTCAACAGAGATCAAGAACATGTGCTCTGTTCATCAGGGTGTTCATCACGGTGCTGCACCGATCCCTGAGGAAGCAAAGTGGGTAAGCTCCAAGGAGATCAAGGACATCTCCGGTTACACACACGGTATCGGCTGGTGTGCACCTCAGCAGGGCGCTTGCAAGCTCTCACTCAACGTTAAGGACGGTATCATCCAGGAGGCATTGGTTGAGACAATCGGCTGCTCCGGTATGACACACTCCGCTGCTATGGCATCTGAGATCCTTCCCGGACTCACAATCCTTGAGGCTCTTAACACAGACCTCGTTTGCGATGCTATCAACACAGCAATGAGAGAGCTCTTCCTCCAGATCGTTTACGGCAGAACACAGAGTGCTTTCTCTGAGGACGGTCTCCAGATCGGCGCTGGCCTCGAGGACCTCGGTAAGGGCGCTCGTTCAATGGTAGGTACAACATACGGTACACTCGCTAAGGGTCCCCGTTACCTCGAGCTCACAGACGGTTATATCACAGACCTCGCTATCGATGAGAATGACGAGATCATCGGCTACAAGTTCGTTAACTTCGGTAAGATGATGGACTTCATCAAGAAGGGTGACGATGCCGCTACAGCTCTTCAGAAGGCTTCCGGCAAGTATGGACGTGTTGATGACGCTGTTAAGTTCATCGACCCCCGCAAGGAATAA
- a CDS encoding diguanylate cyclase (GGDEF)-like protein, which produces MITDYITKNWALILVLLGFTVSLISTVFLDKKTIMRMYALIVEVLLLSILVFAEFYMADHNAHRMVRTILIAIRYSATPFLFAQIIITINKRLRWLIFIPAFILAVIDFISIPTGIVFTVRDDGKMIRGPLGLLPYFVVGLYCVFLIYLMIKHSKKQTTERIPIIFFCFAFFSGLILPFLIGSDYSELFCATIAISMFIYYVFSILQVTKLDPLTGLLNRQAYYSDTSSEPEEISALVSIDMNGLKAINDNEGHLAGDKAISTLANCLIRAAKRKQPVYRVGGDEFVIVCHKTPENEVIELTKRIHKLVSETPYSCSVGYGYSSDGKKSIDELLSESDENMYAEKELYYQNSGIQRHRTVPKKSE; this is translated from the coding sequence GTGATTACTGATTATATTACGAAAAACTGGGCACTTATCCTTGTTCTTTTGGGATTTACCGTGTCCCTCATATCAACAGTATTTCTGGATAAAAAGACGATCATGCGCATGTATGCCCTGATCGTTGAGGTCTTGCTCCTCTCAATCCTGGTATTTGCCGAGTTTTATATGGCAGACCATAATGCTCACAGGATGGTAAGAACCATACTTATTGCCATCAGATACAGTGCCACGCCTTTTCTTTTCGCCCAGATCATCATTACGATAAACAAAAGACTGCGGTGGTTAATTTTCATTCCGGCATTTATCTTGGCTGTGATCGATTTTATTTCGATCCCTACAGGCATCGTATTTACAGTCAGAGATGACGGCAAGATGATAAGAGGTCCGCTCGGTCTTCTGCCTTATTTTGTAGTCGGTCTGTATTGTGTTTTCCTGATCTATCTCATGATCAAGCACAGCAAGAAGCAGACTACGGAAAGAATACCTATCATCTTTTTCTGTTTTGCCTTTTTCTCGGGACTCATATTGCCGTTCCTGATCGGAAGCGATTATTCAGAGCTTTTCTGTGCAACCATAGCAATTTCAATGTTCATCTACTATGTATTCTCGATCCTTCAGGTAACAAAACTGGATCCGCTCACGGGACTTTTGAACCGTCAGGCATACTATTCCGACACATCCAGTGAACCTGAAGAAATATCTGCTCTCGTATCAATAGACATGAACGGCCTTAAAGCCATTAATGACAACGAAGGACATTTAGCAGGAGATAAGGCGATCTCAACACTTGCGAACTGCCTTATCCGTGCAGCCAAGCGCAAGCAGCCTGTTTACAGGGTCGGCGGAGATGAATTTGTTATCGTATGCCACAAAACACCGGAAAATGAAGTAATCGAACTTACGAAGCGCATTCACAAGCTTGTATCTGAAACTCCCTACAGCTGTTCAGTCGGATATGGTTATTCCAGCGACGGCAAAAAATCCATCGATGAACTTCTCAGTGAATCTGATGAGAACATGTATGCCGAGAAGGAACTGTATTACCAAAACAGCGGTATCCAGAGACATCGCACTGTCCCTAAGAAATCAGAGTAA